The Ischnura elegans chromosome 1, ioIscEleg1.1, whole genome shotgun sequence genome contains a region encoding:
- the LOC124173793 gene encoding uncharacterized protein LOC124173793 codes for MQFLKHLKHMNNIHPNIKFTMETEKDKRLPFLDILVERWANSSLGHRVYQKPTHTELCLNGRSHHHPAQKNGVLRTLIHRAKAVSDAELLKSEIELLRTTFRSNGFTEGDIKMALKRSVKRKGEAEKPEVKPTARACLPYVSTISNKIARILRRHNEETIHKPLGKLKALLGTTKDKLGLKTSGVYRIPCECSQVYNRRPDTPLKNG; via the coding sequence ATGCAATTCCTCAAGCATCTCAAGCATATGAACAACATCCACCCCaacatcaagttcaccatggAGACCGAAAAGGACAAACGGCTGCCCTTCCTGGACATCCTGGTTGAACGATGGGCTAACAGCAGCCTGGGACACAGAGTGTATCAAAAACCCACGCACACGGAACTGTGCCTCAATGGAAGGAGCCACCACCACCCTGCGCAGAAGAATGGAGTTTTGAGAACTCTCATCCACCGAGCCAAAGCTGTCTCTGATGCCGAACTCCTGAAGTCGGAAATTGAGCTCCTGAGGACTACATTCCGCTCAAACGGATTTACAGAGGGagacattaaaatggccctcaaaAGGTCCGTAAAGAGAAAAGGAGAAGCTGAAAAACCTGAAGTGAAACCAACTGCGAGAGCCTGCCTGCCATATGTCTCTACCATATCCAACAAAATTGCTAGGATATTAAGAAGGCATAATGAGGAGACAATCCACAAACCACTGGGAAAACTCAAAGCCCTTCTAGGAACCACCAAGGACAAATTGGGATTGAAGACATCAGGAGTCTATCGCATTCCATGTGAATGCAGCCAAGTGTACAATAGGAGACCGGACACACCATTGAAAAATGGCTGA